From Poecilia reticulata strain Guanapo linkage group LG3, Guppy_female_1.0+MT, whole genome shotgun sequence:
NNNNNNNNNNNNNNNNNNNNNNNNNNNNNNNNNNNNNNNNNNNNNNNNNNNNNNNNNNNNNNNNNNNNNNNNNNNNNNNNNNNNNNNNNNNNNNNNNNNNNNNNNNNNNNNNNNNNNNNNNNNNNNNNNNNNNNNNNNNNNNNNNNNNNNNNNNNNNNNNNNNNNNNNNNNNNNNNNNNNNNNNNNNNNNNNNNNNNNNNNNNNNNNNNNNNNNNNNNNNNNNNNNNNNNNNNNNNNNNNNNNNNNNNNNNNNNNNNNNNNNNNNNNNNNNNNNNNNNNNNNNNNNNNNNNNNNNNNNNNNNNNNNNNNNNNNNNNNNNNNNNNNNNNNNNNNNNNNNNNNNNNNNNNNNNNNNNNNNNNNNNNNNNNNNNNNNNNNNNNNNNNNNNNNNNNNNNNNNNNNNNNNNNNNNNNNNNNNNNNNNNNNNNNNNNNNNNNNNNNNNNNNNNNNNNNNNNNNNNNNNNNNNNNNNNNNNNNNNNNNNNNNNNNNNNNNNNNNNNNNNNNNNNNNNNNNNNNNNNNNNNNNNNNNNNNNNNNNNNNNNNNNNNNNNNNNNNNNNNNNNNNNNNNNNNNNNNNNNNNNNNNNNNNNNNNNNNNNNNNNNNNNNNNNNNNNNNNNNNNNNNNNNNNNNNNNNNNNNNNNNNNNNNNNNNNNNNNNNNNNNNNNNNNNNNNNNNNNNNNNNNNNNNNNNNNNNNNNNNNNNNNNNNNNNNNNNNNNNNNNNNNNNNNNNNNNNNNNNNNNNNNNNNNNNNNNNNNNNNNNNNNNNNNNNNNNNNNNNNNNNNNNNNNNNNNNNNNNNNNNNNNNNNNNNNNNNNNNNNNNNNNNNNNNNNNNNNNNNNNNNNNNNNNNNNNNNNNNNNNNNNNNNNNNNNNNNNNNNNNNNNNNNNNNNNNNNNNNNNNNNNNNNNNNNNNNNNNNNNNNNNNNNNNNNNNNNNNNNNNNNNNNNNNNNNNNNNNNNNNNNNNNNNNNNNNNNNNNNNNNNNNNNNNNNNNNNNNNNNNNNNNNNNNNNNNNNNNNNNNNNNNNNNNNNNNNNNNNNNNNNNNNNNNNNNNNNNNNNNNNNNNNNNNNNNNNNNNNNNNNNNNNNNNNNNNNNNNNNNNNNNNNNNNNNNNNNNNNNNNNNNNNNNNNNNNNNNNNNNNNNNNNNNNNNNNNNNNNNNNNNNNNNNNNNNNNNNNNNNNNNNNNNNNNNNNNNNNNNNNNNNNNNNNNNNNNNNNNNNNNNNNNNNNNNNNNNNNNNNNNNNNNNNNNNNNNNNNNNNNNNNNNNNNNNNNNNNNNNNNNNNNNNNNNNNNNNNNNNNNNNNNNNNNNNNNNNNNNNNNNNNNNNNNNNNNNNNNNNNNNNNNNNNNNNNNNNNNNNNNNNNNNNNNNNNNNNNNNNNNNNNNNNNNNNNNNNNNNNNNNNNNNNNNNNNNNNNNNNNNNNNNNNNNNNNNNNNNNNNNNNNNNNNNNNNNNNNNNNNNNNNNNNNNNNNNNNNNNNNNNNNNNNNNNNNNNNNNNNNNNNNNNNNNNNNNNNNNNNNNNNNNNNNNNNNNNNNNNNNNNNNNNNNNNNNNNNNNNNNNNNNNNNNNNNNNNNNNNNNNNNNNNNNNNNNNNNNNNNNNNNNNNNNNNNNNNNNNNNNNNNNNNNNNNNNNNNNNNNNNNNNNNNNNNNNNNNNNNNNNNNNNNNNNNNNNNNNNNNNNNNNNNNNNNNNNNNNNNNNNNNNNNNNNNNNNNNNNNNNNNNNNNNNNNNNNNNNNNNNNNNNNNNNNNNNNNNNNNNNNNNNNNNNNNNNNNNNNNNNNNNNNNNNNNNNNNNNNNNNNNNNNNNNNNNNNNNNNNNNNNNNNNNNNNNNNNNNNNNNNNNNNNNNNNNNNNNNNNNNNNNNNNNNNNNNNNNNNNNNNNNNNNNNNNNNNNNNNNNNNNNNNNNNNNNNNNNNNNNNNNNNNNNNNNNNNNNNNNNNNNNNNNNNNNNNNNNNNNNNNNNNNNNNNNNNNNNNNNNNNNNNNNNNNNNNNNNNNNNNNNNNNNNNNNNNNNNNNNNNNNNNNNNNNNNNNNNNNNNNNNNNNNNNNNNNNNNNNNNNNNNNNNNNNNNNNNNNNNNNNNNNNNNNNNNNNNNNNNNNNNNNNNNNNNNNNNNNNNNNNNNNNNNNNNNNNNNNNNNNNNNNNNNNNNNNNNNNNNNNNNNNNNNNNNNNNNNNNNNNNNNNNNNNNNNNNNNNNNNNNNNNNNNNNNNNNNNNNNNNNNNNNNNNNNNNNNNNNNNNNNNNNNNNNNNNNNNNNNNNNNNNNNNNNNNNNNNNNNNNNNNNNNNNNNNNNNNNNNNNNNNNNNNNNNNNNNNNNNNNNNNNNNNNNNNNNNNNNNNNNNNNNNNNNNNNNNNNNNNNNNNNNNNNNNNNNNNNNNNNNNNNNNNNNNNNNNNNNNNNNNNNNNNNNNNNNNNNNNNNNNNNNNNNNNNNNNNNNNNNNNNNNNNNNNNNNNNNNNNNNNNNNNNNNNNNNNNNNNNNNNNNNNNNNNNNNNNNNNNNNNNNNNNNNNNNNNNNNNNNNNNNNNNNNNNNNNNNNNTTGCTAACCTGGGATGAATGTTCAagtttctaaaattatttacagcTTTAGGTGATTTTCCTTTCTCCTTGCTGAATGACCTGTCTGTGTGTTCATTATGGAAAGAACATACCATATATCACTATTTTATTTGGGTACATTGCCAGCARRTTGTGCATTCGCTGAAGTCTCACACAAGAATGCAGGGTGAATGCGTGTTAATGCAAATGTGCAACCAGCCGAGACGTGGTGAGGGAGGTCAGAGAGTCGGACTACAGACCAGAGAGTCACCTGGAACAACACACGCCGTTGTTCCAGGTGATGGAGGCACTTCTTCTAGCTTCACAGCAGCACATGCCGTTGTGTTTTTGGAGGGTTTGCCATCTAAGGAGCAGCAGAGCCCACTGacctggaaatatttttggtgtCAAAAATGaggaattattttaatattaagaaaagctTTCCTGGTAATCCTGGATCTGGCCCttcttagatgttttttttttttttttaacagaatctcttttgggattttatcttaaatgatAGGAAGACAATCAGCTTTCCTCTCCTGACCCACTGACACAAACAACTGCACGGGACTCCAAGTGTTAGCTAGATCTGCAGCTTAGACACTRCCGTTGGCTtcaaacctgctgctgcagtgccATGTGAAACYAAGCATGcctcttgaatttttttcacattacaaccatgAGCCTGTGTGTATTTCTTTCTTGGAAAGTGTGGTGTGCACACATATTAAGCCGCTATGAATCAATACACGCAGCTGTCACtgtagttggagctgctgtgtgtCTCCCTCTTGAGCGTTTGCTCGAACTAAGCAGGAAGACGTGGAAAGAGTTGAGCGTCTCTACGAGGCTGAAATGTAAATTCTCACCTCAGATCAAATAACTGAGTCAAATTCACTCGAAGTCAAAGATCAGACAATATTTActgccaaaacaaacaacagataTGAACTTTACAACAKCCAAGCGTCAGTGCAGCCAGTCACACAGTTTTCACcaaaaattgaatttaaaatgtgtgtggaGTAGAAATAATTAGCATtgcgttttatttattatttWattttttgcattttgtgttagCTTTCTGGTTCATGTAAGTTTTGTCAAAATGAGATATCTTAATGTTTTAGATGGTGGGAGGAAACTGTTTCTAAGATGATAACTTGTAAAAACTTGATGCAACAAAGAAAGCCATAAGAAATCCTGCAACTTGTGCAACAAATGAAGAACCAGTGggaagaaaagaacatttaaaggGAACAGTTTGGTCTTGTAACTTtagctggcttttttttttggacaccATAATTTTGAGTATGAATGTAACATTGCACCGTATCATTGGATACACRACGTCTGCACTGAGACCTGAGTATTTGCCTTCTTTCTGTTGGGTAACTGAACAAAGCCTTATACTCGCCGTTTTAAAATTACACGtcaaacataaatttaaataacaaCCTTCAAATATTCTTGAGAACACACAGCATTTGGTTATACttcataaagaaataaatgtgccTGCTACAGGAAACTTTGtgaaaaatgactcaaaacttTCACAAAAATCCAAGTGTTTGCTCTAAAAAGTGCTCCGATGTGAGTGGGGTGGGGGCGGTGGGGGGTGTTGTGGTTACCTCAGATCCAACCTGATTAGTGATGGAGCACACTGATCCGTCCTCAACCACAGACACACAAGAATATTSTACTTTTCGGGGGTTAGATATAAGAACATCAYGAGCGCTTCGAGTCTTTGTTCAAAGAGCTGTAGTGTCACCCGAGGAGCAGCATGTCTGTCGGTCACAAGGCAAGagtttctgattggttctttttgTCATAATGATGAACAGAGTTCCTGCACAGGACGCCTCCGATGCTCAGCGCCCCATCACAAATGACAGGATATCATCATCCGTCACCTTCATGAGCGCCGACGGATCGCAAAGAACGGAAGTGATGTCACCCCTGCAGATCAAAGGTCCGGAGGCAGCGACTGGAGCAGCAGTAGGCCACAAAACTCACAGTTGTTCTGCAGAGGAAGGGGCGGAAATGCAGACAAGAAGCGAGTtcaattgaaaacatttatccCGAAGATAAGACGGGGACAGTACCGGGacagaaaaagaaggaaggagaCGTTTGTTCTGACCTGCGGTGGACTCCGGCCAACGCCGTGTCACGCAGAGGGAAAAGCTTGGGATAGATGATGGTGAACATGGCTTGGCTGCAACGGTGACAGTGACCCAGAGGGAACTGCAGCAGGTCCAGCAGGCTCTTTGGGAGGATGATGGGAGGCAGCAAGTTCAGGCCTGAAAACACGACATGAGACGGATTMAAACGAGGCAACRGACagtcaattattttatttataaacaaatttGTCTAGCTGGGGATCAATGGCTTGAACacttgtataaatattttaacataatatTTCTTCACTTTATTGTATTggaatttttcttattttcctgtgttttatatattattttaSgtcatgctgctgctgcccaaCACTTTTCCAAATCTGGGATCAATTTAAACAGCAATGATTTTTCAGAGGCTGCAGAAACCATAAAGGCTAGTAACAGCCGGCCCCCACCTGCTGGGCGGTGATGGTAGATGCGATGCATAGTCCTCATAGCCAGCTCTTCCAGCGGAACCACGTTATCCGACTGCGACCCAATCACCTTCACTTCAGCTGGCAGCCCCACCAGGGCCTCAGTCAGYACCTCACCCATGCTGCCCCCCTCCAGAGCTTGAGAGGATAAGccacacctgcacacacaccgCTGTACTAGAGGGAGCTTGAAGTGATAATTACCATTACAACATGCCAAAAAGTGCAGACTCTGCACATTTGATATGCATGTGTTTGGGAGGTTTGCGCTGTATTAAACACCAGAAATTTAACATCACTGGCTTAGAAGTTTATACTTCGAAATATGAGAGAAAGATgtgtagatgtttttttccccccctttcaGATAAAAAAGGCTGCGCTCAAGTGAAAACTCAATTTCTCCACAGGCACTCATTGATATTTTTGCTTGTCGGCTGATGGTGTCACACTAAGCCCTCTCATATGCATCAAAATTGCTGTAATGTcagagtttttttgttatttcacttCAGCTTAGTGATATTAACCGTTATCCAAGTAAGCCGTCKGCACCCATTTGAAATACTCTTCTGAAATAACTGCTGTCAGTGTTAAGGATGTTACCCGCTGCAGCCGATGACCTTGTTGTACAGGTAGGAGGGAAGGCCTTTCAGATCCACGTTGTTATcgacaaacacaaactgcagctctCGGGATCTGCCCAGATCTGTAAAACAGGCAGACGATGAACGATGCGTCGCTCATGATATCCAAGATCGCTGCAGTCGATCGCAGASACAKCACCATACTGACCGAGTGGTAGGAAGGTCAGGCGATTGGCCGCCATGGAGAGCTGGTTGAGGCGGTGCAGCCAGCAGAGCTGGCGGGGGACATGACTCAGAAGGTTGTGGTCCACTGTGAGGTTCTGCAGGGAGAGGCAGCGGTGCAGGCGGTCTGGAAGAGACATCAGCTGGTTCATAGCCAAGTCGAGGGTCTCCAGGTCCTGCAGATCACCAATCTCTGAGcgaaaaataacaaatattagCTGCGGAAGGATCAATATTAGGAGGACAGAGTGGTTATTTGggactttaaaatttaaaacaatgtacactttaaaaataaagactgtACTAAAAATCTCTTGAGGCCAAAAATAGCCATATGTAATTTGTGAGAGTATACAGTAACTGCTGAAGATTAATATTATGAGAAAACATGAGGTCATGGGTGCTGGACAACTTCATTCTACAGTTTGGCTGAAGAGCTCAGACGCCATCTGCTGGCAAACTGAGGTTTTACACCCATGTGGTAGACAAGCACATGGTATACAACAGCACAGATGTGCCCAAAAGATTTGAACTTACACAAATTACTATGAATTTCCCATAAGTATGTTTTCTCAACATTGGCGGAAGGAGAGTGTGAATGCACATGAATACAAGGTGAAACAGAACCTTACAGACAACAGAATCATACCAAGAATGGCAGCGAGAAGGCCATGATGAATGTCTAAACAAAACATCAAGACCCAAAACTTAATCCTACAAAAAGTTCAAAGGTGGACAAGAGAAAACTggttcaaagttttttttttcttaggaattcttctgattggttgaaacAAATACTTACTaatttgtcaagaaaaaaagtgagtGCTATGATGATGTACAACAGTAAAGTATCTTGATATCATTTACAAACAGTTCTTGAATAAAGAGTGGATTCAAAATATCCTGCAAGTGCAACTTCTTCCAGTCTTCACCTCtccgtgtaaaaaaaaaaaaatgtaatcagccTGAAACAGAACGTTCCTAATCTTTTGTTGACTGGGTTGTGTATAAAACACAGAATGGCACAACAAATACACCTATTGTTGGACTATGTTGCTCTCACTACTTTCCATTTTTGTGGTATAAACATTCAGACCATAAAATTCCCCTACATTTTTAGTTCAGTTAATAGaataatattgtattttaaattcatattttgtttgtaaatttaaaactgGAGTAATATTTACCTGGTGGAAGGCATTTGAGTTGATTATTGGACAGTCTCAGGTGTCGCAGAGACCTCAGGCGGCCAATCTCTGGGCAGAGCATCTGGAGGGCGTTATTGCTCAGGTCCAGTGACTGCAGTCGTGCCAGATTTCCAATAGCTGGAAATCAAAAGGTTAGTTAGCAGTTACATctaatttctttgaaataatGGCACAATTGCCTGGTCTTACTGCGGTCCTACCTTCAGGAATAATGACAATGTTGTTTGAGTGCAGGTACCTTGAATCAAAAGACAAAACGTgatttaaattcaacatttaaatacaacaaagatATCTGAGAAACTTACAAAAGCACTTACAATTCTATAAGATTTGGGAGCTTCTGAGCAAGATTATCAGGCTGAtgaaaaaaacaggacaaaagcagaaattataAGTGATATCACAGGAACAAAACGTCAGTCATACatgagtgcttttttttttttttttttaaatcacaaatgaTGTTGCTGTGAGGATACCAGTGTAGTCAGCGAGTTTCTCTTCATGTACAATCTCTCCAGAAACTGTAGTCCTTCATCTTTTAGCAGCTCTACGGGaaaaatgttcaggtttttgTAGTTCAGGAACAGGTTTTTGTGGCGCTCCTGCTTGGCCATGAAAATAGTCTCGTGGAGTTCAGTTGCCATTTCTCAGGAAAGCTCTCCCCTCCTGGATSAAGGACACTTGGCAACGCCTGAATCTCCTATGGCATCACYGTTTCCTGAAAGTCAACAAACGTGACAGGTTCATCTCAATCAACTAGAATCTCTTCAACAAGTTAATTTARtgcaaaaaatatgaaaccCATACAAAATACTGATTAATTATATAATGTTATATAAATACAGCACACTATGGCCAGATCTATAGGCTTCGAAGGGGGTGTAGAGTTATTTATAAGGCTTCGGAATTCCAGCAAACTACGGTGAACCttcatggaaaatattttctggactagtatgaacaaaaaacaacttttaggaAGGTGTATCTGATAAtattaaaataggaaaaataggttcagttttcacattatatcagcacaacaacaaaaaactccgCTTAAAATCTCACTATCTGTgcaacaaattcaaataaaaatattttcattttgaaatgaaatgctgaaataaaagcaattttagATGCTACTCAAATTCGCTGAGAGGCACCTACATTACTCTTGTGAGACCCTTTCAttgaaaagagagaaagtaaAACCACAAAACGACAGTTGCATGCAGTAATGTGGCCAGAcagtattttatgtttgtagTCGTTTTGAGTAAGAGTCACCAGTAWCTATAAGGCTAGAAAGAGCAACAAAAGGTTAAAGTCAATGATGCATGCAGGACGTGTCCGCTGTTTCCCTTTTTCAGCATAAACAAGTCAAGAACTGTGACCTGCAATAGCCACTTTGCTAATTGGTTACtagcaaaacacaaagtttaaaacaaaatttatttacCTTAGTAGCAGGAGACCATTGTAAGACACTGTATCTGCCTACATCGTCTCGTCATCTATCGGAAGAAACCTGTGAGCCCTGGAAGAGCTAAACATCCAAACAAGAAGCTCCAGGTTAGCAACAATCATCTGTCGTAAACAAGCCTGCGTCACAGCACAgattcttctcttttttatttcaaggcCGAGATGGCGCCGCTGGGGTTTTGCTGCCCCCAATTGGTAAGTAACCGAACTGCAGTAAGGGGAATCTGGTCTCAAAGCGGTTTCTGGTTTGTTTACAGCCAGAAACCTCAACGTTGTTTTATCGGGATTTTAAGTATCAGACCAATACAAAGTAATGTGGTATGCATTTATGTTCATGGAGTTTAAAACCAATAATTGTCCTGCCGATGGATTCTCCCATGTAGTATGTtaaagcatccatccatctgccATATTTATTGTAAAGAGGCTGGTGTCTACCTCCRGCAATCACTGGGCATCCTGAACAGGTCTGCCGTTtgtcacaaaaagtaaaatatgtgaTAATTTAACGTTTTTCCTTCAATATACATTTTCCTGTCAATACTGATTTCTTACAGAAGTGCTGCATTacagaaaaatccaaaatttgGTTATAAATGTTACTCAAAAGGACCAACATGGTCAGACGTTTCCTTTCaatataaaatagtttaaacGGGATCAAATAAAGACATACCACACAaactgcatacattttttttatttatcttaaattttgtgtagaaaaaaaagaacgagGAAATAGACATTCTCTTTTCCTTCAGCCAATCATTTTATCCCAGTAATATATTGATAACAAGAAAAATCTTACAACAGcatgtacaaaagaaaaaccaaaatgaaacatCAGTCCAAACAATCATTTTAACAGAAATCCAGGACTTGGAAGGCTATCAATaacttacatattttaaaataaatgtaacaaactgTCAATGTAACAYGTATATAAAAAAGTGAGGGATGAGTtgggaagagaaacaaaaacttgattgtttttatgttacctCTGAGGTGTTCCagtggtaaaaaagaaaaaaaaatctggcaaaaaTCAGACCACAAACAAACCTGATTTCAGAAATTGATTAGTATTTTATAGCAAGACTGGCTGAGAAAGGATAGAACAAGAAGCTTGATAAAATATAGCACAAGTCTGCTTTAAGAGAAAGCGCTTTCTCATAGAGACATTTCTTCAATTTACAGTCATCAAATCAGTGGGAACAGCTGCAGGGCAGAAAGAAGCTACAACTCAGGAATATTATATGTAACAAATGAAAGACAATGTAGTGTCGTAGAGGGAAATGGTCCAGTGAAACCATCCCATTTCTCATGTTGCATTCCACTAGGTTTCACTTGAATCAGCAAATACAGACCCCCAAAAGAGCCCATTAGCCAACAGAAGCtacaccaataaaaacaaaaaaaacatatatatatatatgtatatatatatatatatttgttcaGCATCTCCATATAAAAAGATCAAGTTCTCTAGAAGTAGCATAAAGAATGTTCGATGTGTCCGAGCCCCTAGCCTGCTTCCACGATGGTTTGGTTTGTGGTTTGAATTTGACCTTTACACAGCACCCAGTGAGATCAAACAGCTGAGAtgacatattttgtgttttatacaaGTAAATAGattggacaaaacaaaaagtgaggTAGATGGATGGTTGAAGGAAGTAATAACAAAGCCTTCTCCCAGAATATCgaaagaacataaaaatatgagatcaaaacaaaacaaaaaaaaaaagggggaaaaaaaactcgaGGGAAGATTTGTACAGTGATTaccacttcacaaaaaaaaaaaaaaagtaaatagcAGAAACATCTAGGAATTGagttaaaatgtcacttttgaGACTATTCCGTGTGGTCCTC
This genomic window contains:
- the lrrc28 gene encoding leucine-rich repeat-containing protein 28, with the protein product MATELHETIFMAKQERHKNLFLNYKNLNIFPVELLKDEGLQFLERLYMKRNSLTTLPDNLAQKLPNLIELYLHSNNIVIIPEAIGNLARLQSLDLSNNALQMLCPEIGRLRSLRHLRLSNNQLKCLPPEIGDLQDLETLDLAMNQLMSLPDRLHRCLSLQNLTVDHNLLSHVPRQLCWLHRLNQLSMAANRLTFLPLDLGRSRELQFVFVDNNVDLKGLPSYLYNKVIGCSGCGLSSQALEGGSMGEVLTEALVGLPAEVKVIGSQSDNVVPLEELAMRTMHRIYHHRPAGLNLLPPIILPKSLLDLLQFPLGHCHRCSQAMFTIIYPKLFPLRDTALAGVHRRTTVSFVAYCCSSRCLRTFDLQG